TGGGGATTCGAAGCTGAAGGCTTCTGGTTCAGTATTGAACTGGTGCATCACATCATGGTCTGGATATTGGAACATCCGTTCCAAATTTTTCTCTTTGCATAAAGAGCTTAGGTCTGGTGAGACGGACATAGTGTTCACCCATCACCGCAAGTACGCAGGTCTTGGATATTCAAGTTTCTCAATACATTCGGTAAGTGAGATTTCGAATCATCCCAAGATATGGTTTGGTTTTAGTTAGGGGCTGTTAAATCTCTTGCAGTGCAAGCGCCTGTCAGGATTGGCGCACCAATCCACCCACCGGCAAATAGAACTCCGTAATCCCCCGCTTCCCATCGGCCCGCCCCAGCTGCACGATCACATCGATGGATTTCCGGATGTATTCGCGCACCTCGGCGAAGGTCAGCGGTGTTCCAGCCTGCAACACCATGATCGCCAACCGGTCGATGGCGAGTTCTGCGGTTTCGGCATGGATCGTCGAGACCGATCCACCATGGCCGGTGTTGATGGCCTCGAGATAGGTCAGGGCCTCTGCGCCGCGCAGCTCGCCGACGATAATCCGGTCGGGGCGCATACGGAGGGAGGCTTGAAGGAGAGCGTTGGCGCTGCGTTGCGAACCGGCACCGCGGTCTGCCAGGAGGGCGACAGTGTTGGGCTGGCCGGGGAAAAGCTCAAAAGCGTCCTCAATGGTGATAAGCCGCTCGTGTTCGCTCACATGCGTCAGAAGGTGGCGGGCGAAGGTGGTTTTGCCGGTCGAGGTGCCGCCACTGATCAGGACGTTGAGCCGTGCCTCGACCAGGGTCTGTAGGGCTGCTTCGAGGTTCTCTTCGGCAAGACTGGCGATGTTCTTCATCTTCTCGGCGCGGAGCGCGTCGAGAGAGACGGCCTTGCCAAAGAGATAAGCCGGGGCGTAGTCACTGACGCTGCCGGAGGCGAAGAGGCGGATGGTGATCGACGCACCGCGATCGATGGCGGGCGGTACGGCGACCTGGACCCGAAGCGGGCGGCCCGCATATTCCACCTTGCCGGAGACGAGCGGGTTCTTTTCAGAGACGCGGGCCTTGGCGTCGCCGACGATGGTCTGGGCCATGTTCAGGGCGGTGGTCCGGTCCACGGTCTGGCCCTCATGGCGCATGGTGGCGTCGCCCGCGACCTCGATCCAGACCTTGCCGTCCGGGTTGATCGCGATCTCCACCACGTCGTCGCGTCTCAGCAGGTCGCGGAACGGATCGAGATAACGCTCGAGATATGAGGCTGGCGATGCCTGATCCATCAGTAAATCACCACATCCCTGTCCACGAGCACGGTCACCGAGGCGCCCTGATCGACATTAATCGTCGGCCCGATCGAGACCTGGTCGGCGATGACCGACCCGACCG
The window above is part of the Ruegeria sp. SCSIO 43209 genome. Proteins encoded here:
- the virB11 gene encoding P-type DNA transfer ATPase VirB11, with amino-acid sequence MDQASPASYLERYLDPFRDLLRRDDVVEIAINPDGKVWIEVAGDATMRHEGQTVDRTTALNMAQTIVGDAKARVSEKNPLVSGKVEYAGRPLRVQVAVPPAIDRGASITIRLFASGSVSDYAPAYLFGKAVSLDALRAEKMKNIASLAEENLEAALQTLVEARLNVLISGGTSTGKTTFARHLLTHVSEHERLITIEDAFELFPGQPNTVALLADRGAGSQRSANALLQASLRMRPDRIIVGELRGAEALTYLEAINTGHGGSVSTIHAETAELAIDRLAIMVLQAGTPLTFAEVREYIRKSIDVIVQLGRADGKRGITEFYLPVGGLVRQS